The Gordonia sp. KTR9 genome contains a region encoding:
- a CDS encoding glycosyltransferase family 2 protein, with protein sequence MADPTTNADVWLVVPVFNEGQVIREVATKARETFPNVVCVDDGSSDNSADEIRAAGVHLVRHPVNLGQGAAIQTGVEYARRRPGARFFVTFDADGQHQVDDVSAMIERLRREPVDIIVGTRFADGRSESVPLLRRMALRTIVFLSPRTRRLGLSDAHNGLRAFNKTVADQLDLLMSGMSHASEFIALIDHHRWRVAEQPVTILYTDYSRAKGQSLINGVNIVADGLFHTRMRK encoded by the coding sequence ATGGCCGACCCCACCACCAACGCCGACGTGTGGCTGGTGGTACCCGTTTTCAACGAGGGCCAGGTGATCCGCGAGGTGGCGACCAAGGCCCGCGAGACGTTCCCCAACGTCGTCTGCGTCGACGACGGCAGCTCGGACAATTCGGCCGACGAGATCCGCGCCGCGGGCGTACACCTGGTGCGGCACCCCGTGAACCTCGGCCAGGGCGCCGCCATCCAGACCGGCGTCGAGTACGCGCGTCGCCGGCCGGGGGCCCGGTTCTTCGTGACCTTCGATGCCGATGGGCAGCATCAGGTCGACGACGTGTCGGCGATGATCGAGCGGCTGCGACGCGAGCCCGTCGACATCATCGTGGGCACGCGGTTCGCCGACGGTCGTAGTGAGTCGGTTCCGCTGCTTCGTCGAATGGCGTTGCGCACCATCGTGTTCCTGAGTCCGCGCACACGCCGCCTCGGACTGTCCGACGCGCACAACGGACTTCGGGCCTTCAACAAGACCGTGGCCGATCAGCTCGATCTCTTGATGAGCGGGATGAGCCACGCATCGGAGTTCATCGCGCTCATCGATCATCACCGGTGGCGGGTGGCCGAGCAACCGGTCACGATCCTCTACACCGACTATTCGCGGGCGAAGGGGCAGTCGCTGATCAACGGGGTCAACATCGTCGCCGACGGCCTGTTCCACACGCGGATGAGGAAGTGA
- a CDS encoding Clp protease N-terminal domain-containing protein, whose protein sequence is MTQSPIPLRLDDLISAIRKVHPDPLDQLSDAVVAAQHLGDVADSLIGHFVDQARRSGASWTAIGASMGVSKQAAQKRFVDRVSPVSGNEAAAADNPFSRFTPRAANVLMTANAAAAADRAEHVTPAHFAQSLTAEPKSLVFVVLQELGVGIDAWRTAVAPLIPATREIADDEATSVVPYDDAAKAVLEATVGVALDLGHNYIGTEHLLLGFFADPALADVMTGLGLTADAIRATIVDALAQVMEGVPSTDRADEA, encoded by the coding sequence ATGACACAGAGCCCGATCCCACTCCGCCTCGACGACCTCATCAGTGCGATCCGCAAGGTCCATCCCGACCCCCTGGACCAGTTGTCCGACGCCGTGGTCGCGGCGCAGCACCTGGGAGACGTCGCAGACAGTCTCATCGGGCACTTCGTCGACCAGGCCCGTCGTTCCGGGGCGTCGTGGACCGCGATCGGCGCCAGCATGGGCGTGAGCAAGCAAGCCGCCCAGAAACGCTTCGTCGATCGCGTGTCGCCGGTGAGCGGGAACGAGGCGGCAGCGGCGGACAACCCGTTCTCGCGCTTCACCCCGCGCGCGGCGAACGTGCTGATGACCGCGAACGCGGCCGCCGCCGCCGACCGGGCCGAGCACGTGACCCCGGCACACTTCGCACAGTCCCTGACCGCCGAACCGAAGTCCCTCGTGTTCGTCGTCCTGCAGGAGCTGGGCGTCGGCATCGACGCATGGCGCACCGCCGTCGCCCCGCTGATCCCCGCGACGCGCGAGATCGCCGACGACGAGGCGACCAGCGTGGTGCCTTACGACGATGCGGCCAAGGCCGTTCTGGAGGCCACCGTCGGTGTAGCCCTCGACCTCGGGCACAACTACATCGGCACCGAGCATCTCCTGCTCGGATTCTTCGCCGACCCGGCACTGGCCGACGTGATGACCGGGCTGGGACTCACGGCCGACGCCATCCGCGCGACGATCGTCGACGCGCTGGCTCAGGTGATGGAAGGGGTGCCGTCGACCGACCGGGCCGACGAGGCCTGA
- a CDS encoding ABC transporter permease — protein MTTTLDHTLSDSAVMLRRNLIRLRRYPTMMFSTIAMPVVILLMMTYFFGGAIESALAADGPLDGKYINYLLPGLLLFVPSFLTVAVAVSVNQDVTEGIINRLRSLATPPTAILAGHFVGALIQGIVAVVFLLAVAFALGFRADASLLDWFAAGGLLLLLTAGLVWIAVAMGVVAPNPESASNMPLPLLFLPYLGSGLVPTDSMPNGVRQFAEYQPFSPIADTLRGLLMGLDISDRWPWALGWCLLFLVVGYVWAVTAFRRSTTG, from the coding sequence ATGACCACCACCCTCGACCACACCTTGTCCGACTCCGCGGTGATGTTGCGCCGCAACCTGATCCGGTTGCGGCGCTACCCCACCATGATGTTCTCGACGATCGCCATGCCGGTTGTGATCCTGCTGATGATGACCTACTTCTTCGGCGGCGCCATCGAGAGCGCGCTCGCCGCAGACGGACCGCTCGACGGAAAATACATCAACTATCTGCTGCCCGGCCTCCTGCTCTTCGTGCCGTCGTTCCTGACGGTGGCGGTGGCCGTCTCGGTCAACCAGGACGTCACCGAGGGGATCATCAACCGGTTGCGATCGCTGGCCACACCGCCGACGGCGATCCTGGCGGGGCACTTCGTCGGTGCGCTCATCCAGGGCATCGTCGCAGTCGTCTTCCTGCTCGCCGTCGCCTTCGCGCTGGGCTTCCGTGCCGACGCAAGCCTTCTCGACTGGTTCGCCGCCGGCGGTCTGCTCCTGCTGCTGACGGCGGGACTCGTGTGGATCGCGGTCGCGATGGGGGTGGTGGCGCCGAATCCGGAGAGCGCCAGCAACATGCCACTGCCGCTGCTCTTCCTGCCCTACCTGGGCAGTGGGCTGGTCCCGACGGACAGCATGCCGAACGGAGTCCGTCAGTTCGCCGAATACCAGCCGTTCAGCCCCATCGCCGACACACTGCGCGGACTCCTCATGGGTCTCGACATCAGCGATCGCTGGCCGTGGGCGCTGGGGTGGTGCCTGCTGTTCCTGGTCGTCGGCTACGTCTGGGCCGTCACCGCGTTCCGGCGGTCGACGACCGGCTGA
- a CDS encoding DUF2304 domain-containing protein has protein sequence MIWFQVLAILGLIALVGFFVVNRGTARASAGVKLLFVAFIGFGVYAMLRQDDVTWVANKIGIQRGLDLVLFLLVIAFAFTTVSTYLRFRDLEVKYARLARAIALQDAERENRGGTGD, from the coding sequence ATGATCTGGTTCCAGGTCCTCGCGATCCTCGGCCTGATCGCGCTCGTCGGCTTCTTTGTCGTGAACCGCGGCACCGCCCGCGCGTCGGCGGGTGTGAAGCTGCTGTTCGTCGCGTTCATCGGCTTCGGCGTCTACGCGATGCTGCGTCAGGACGATGTCACGTGGGTCGCCAACAAGATCGGCATCCAGCGCGGCCTCGACCTGGTGCTGTTCCTGTTGGTCATCGCATTCGCGTTCACGACGGTGTCGACCTACCTACGATTCCGCGACCTCGAGGTCAAGTACGCACGGCTGGCCCGCGCAATCGCGCTGCAGGACGCCGAGCGCGAGAACCGCGGCGGAACGGGCGACTAG
- a CDS encoding glycosyltransferase family 2 protein, with protein MTIDVMMPFYGDVAQFQQAVTSVLEQDDPELRLVVVDDCHPDPTPRRWLDSLGDARVHYLRNETNLGVNGNFRRCVDLVTADWFVVMGCDDLMHRDYLSTVRRLARHHPDAAVIAPGVDVIDENGQPVTPLGDRIKSVLAPPRATVLAGERLATTLYHGNWTYFPSLLWRTAAVREVGFRPGLEIVLDLALLVDLAGAGGSLVYDPEVVFSYRRHSASVSSVQAVDGRRFAEENRFFAEEAERCAARGWPKAARAARWHATSRLNHLSARVGAGIGRLRGSSGS; from the coding sequence GTGACGATCGACGTGATGATGCCGTTCTACGGCGACGTCGCCCAGTTCCAGCAGGCCGTGACCAGTGTTCTCGAGCAGGACGACCCGGAGTTGCGCCTGGTGGTCGTCGACGATTGTCATCCTGATCCGACGCCGCGACGGTGGCTGGATTCGCTCGGGGATGCCCGGGTCCACTACCTGCGCAATGAGACCAACCTCGGCGTGAACGGGAACTTCCGGCGGTGCGTCGACCTGGTGACCGCCGACTGGTTCGTCGTCATGGGCTGCGACGACCTCATGCACCGGGACTACCTGTCCACCGTCCGAAGGCTGGCCCGTCACCACCCCGACGCCGCGGTCATCGCGCCCGGCGTCGACGTCATCGATGAGAACGGGCAGCCCGTCACACCTCTGGGCGATCGGATCAAGTCGGTTCTCGCGCCACCGCGGGCGACCGTTCTGGCAGGGGAACGGCTCGCGACGACGCTGTACCACGGCAACTGGACCTATTTCCCGTCCCTGCTGTGGCGGACCGCCGCGGTACGAGAGGTCGGGTTCCGTCCGGGGCTCGAGATCGTCCTCGACCTTGCGCTGCTCGTGGACCTGGCCGGCGCCGGCGGATCGCTCGTCTACGACCCCGAGGTGGTCTTCTCCTACCGCAGGCACAGCGCCTCGGTGAGTTCGGTGCAGGCCGTTGACGGCCGGCGGTTCGCCGAGGAGAACCGGTTCTTCGCCGAGGAAGCCGAGCGCTGCGCCGCGCGTGGCTGGCCGAAGGCGGCGCGCGCCGCGCGATGGCACGCGACTTCGCGGCTCAACCATCTCTCGGCCCGCGTGGGCGCGGGCATCGGCCGGCTGCGGGGTTCGTCCGGGAGCTAG
- the rfbA gene encoding glucose-1-phosphate thymidylyltransferase RfbA encodes MRGIILAGGTGTRLHPITQGVSKQLVPVYDKPMIYYPLSTLMLAGIRDILIITTPHDAPAFENLLGNGDQFGIDLTYKTQPSPDGLAQAFVLGADHIGTESVALVLGDNIFYGPGLGSRLQGFENVDGGAVFAYWVANPEAYGVVDFDADGTAISLEEKPAQPKSNFAVPGLYFYDNDVVDIARDLKPSARGEYEITDVNAHYLERGKLSVTVLPRGTAWLDTGTFDSLLDAGNFVRTVEQRQGLKIAVPEEIAWRQGYLDDDELRARADKLRKSGYGDYLLELLARGKGF; translated from the coding sequence ATGAGAGGGATCATCCTGGCCGGCGGGACGGGCACGCGGCTGCACCCCATCACGCAGGGGGTGAGCAAGCAGCTCGTCCCGGTCTATGACAAGCCGATGATCTACTACCCGCTCTCGACGCTCATGCTGGCCGGGATCCGCGACATCCTGATCATCACCACCCCGCACGACGCCCCGGCGTTCGAGAACCTGCTCGGCAACGGCGACCAGTTCGGCATCGACCTCACCTACAAGACCCAGCCCTCGCCGGACGGCCTCGCCCAGGCCTTCGTTCTCGGCGCCGATCACATCGGCACCGAGTCGGTCGCACTCGTCCTCGGCGACAACATCTTCTACGGACCCGGGCTCGGCAGCCGGTTGCAGGGTTTCGAGAACGTCGACGGCGGTGCGGTGTTCGCGTACTGGGTCGCCAACCCGGAGGCCTACGGCGTGGTCGACTTCGACGCCGACGGCACCGCGATCTCGCTGGAAGAGAAGCCGGCACAACCGAAGTCGAACTTCGCGGTTCCGGGTCTGTACTTCTACGACAACGACGTCGTCGACATCGCCCGCGATCTGAAGCCCAGCGCCCGCGGCGAGTACGAGATCACCGACGTCAACGCGCACTATCTGGAACGCGGCAAGTTGTCGGTCACCGTCCTGCCGCGGGGCACGGCCTGGCTCGACACCGGGACGTTCGACAGCCTCCTCGACGCCGGCAACTTCGTGCGCACCGTCGAGCAGCGGCAAGGTCTGAAAATCGCTGTCCCGGAGGAGATAGCGTGGCGGCAGGGCTATCTCGACGACGACGAGCTGCGGGCTCGGGCCGACAAACTGCGCAAGTCCGGTTACGGTGACTATCTGCTGGAACTCCTTGCGCGAGGCAAGGGTTTTTGA
- a CDS encoding lipopolysaccharide biosynthesis protein, whose product MTTDPTTPGPQAGPAGPPGATDAASLGRVTIATVVAAASGYIVLLLAARHLGAVGYGVFAVFWAAYGLVTGAQNGQLQETTRAVRTAESEGRARSRPLLVNTGIGLGLAVLVIATSPLWSTRVFTDDRGLSVLLLAVGVASFAVYAHLCGALSGRLNWSSFAALLSVDALIRLAGAGIAVAAGWGTTAFLVVTVIGSVSWCVLLATSASARRAIGVAGDIPPRRLAANTLTAMAAAAASAVLVMGFPVLINLTTDLHGGPDADETRTIGALVLAVTLTRAPLLVPLNSFQGVLISRFVDRRDRRLAALGAPLGIVAAVGGVGVLGAWLVGPWLLRSVFGADFDLDGLVVALLTLGATCLALLTVTGAAAIAAGSHRWYAAGWWVSTLVAVAVLLLPFDVATRTCLALVVGPVIGLGVHLVGVLRA is encoded by the coding sequence ATGACAACCGATCCGACGACGCCGGGTCCTCAGGCGGGGCCCGCGGGCCCGCCCGGTGCCACCGATGCGGCGTCGCTGGGTCGGGTCACGATCGCGACCGTCGTCGCGGCCGCGTCGGGGTACATCGTCCTGCTGCTGGCGGCCCGCCACCTGGGTGCCGTCGGTTATGGCGTGTTCGCGGTGTTCTGGGCCGCCTATGGTCTGGTGACCGGCGCGCAGAACGGGCAGCTGCAGGAGACGACGCGCGCGGTCCGGACCGCCGAGTCGGAGGGGCGCGCCCGGTCGCGGCCGCTGCTGGTGAACACGGGCATCGGACTGGGCCTGGCCGTTCTCGTCATCGCGACGTCACCGCTGTGGAGCACGCGAGTGTTCACCGACGATCGCGGATTGTCGGTGCTGCTGCTCGCCGTCGGCGTGGCGAGCTTCGCGGTGTATGCGCACTTGTGCGGCGCGTTGTCGGGACGGCTGAACTGGTCGTCGTTCGCGGCGTTGCTGTCGGTCGATGCGCTGATCCGGCTCGCCGGTGCCGGGATCGCGGTGGCGGCCGGCTGGGGCACCACCGCGTTCCTCGTCGTCACCGTCATCGGATCGGTGTCGTGGTGCGTGTTGCTTGCGACGTCGGCGTCGGCCCGCCGCGCGATCGGCGTCGCCGGCGACATCCCGCCGCGGCGTCTGGCGGCCAACACCCTGACCGCGATGGCCGCGGCCGCCGCGAGCGCCGTACTCGTCATGGGTTTTCCGGTCCTCATCAACCTGACCACCGATCTGCACGGCGGGCCCGACGCCGACGAGACCCGGACGATCGGCGCGCTGGTCCTCGCCGTCACCCTCACGCGCGCACCACTGCTGGTGCCGCTCAACAGCTTCCAGGGCGTTCTGATCTCCCGATTCGTCGACCGCCGGGATCGTCGCCTCGCCGCCCTCGGTGCGCCACTCGGGATAGTCGCGGCCGTCGGCGGCGTGGGGGTCCTCGGCGCGTGGCTGGTGGGTCCGTGGTTGCTGAGGTCGGTGTTCGGCGCCGATTTCGATCTCGACGGGCTGGTCGTGGCGCTGCTGACACTGGGGGCGACCTGCCTGGCACTGCTGACGGTGACCGGCGCCGCAGCGATCGCCGCCGGCTCCCACCGCTGGTACGCGGCCGGATGGTGGGTGTCGACCCTCGTGGCCGTGGCCGTGTTGCTGCTGCCGTTCGACGTCGCGACCCGGACCTGTCTCGCCCTCGTCGTCGGCCCGGTCATCGGTCTCGGAGTGCATCTGGTCGGGGTACTGCGGGCCTGA
- a CDS encoding EXLDI protein, translating into MPNKTIYVSDEDIKVLERAQQVSGGNLSGAVVEALRAYVRAADYRDAGYEEVVLRDGPDGVRRKRFFGRLLAEETEYDEITGNATKLSSYEGRTGKIVLAVHHVDWANYGVTHRQKTGNWLKDLTGLPSVRSLFTADLPDWGDYRVDIVDTAEQLKPLVPERFYARTAAALRPEVEDLDV; encoded by the coding sequence ATGCCGAACAAGACCATCTACGTCTCCGACGAGGACATCAAGGTCCTCGAGCGTGCCCAGCAGGTGTCGGGAGGCAATCTCTCCGGCGCGGTCGTGGAGGCATTGCGCGCCTACGTACGAGCAGCGGACTACCGCGACGCCGGGTACGAGGAAGTGGTTCTCCGGGACGGCCCCGACGGCGTCCGCCGCAAACGGTTCTTCGGCAGACTCCTCGCCGAGGAGACCGAGTACGACGAGATCACCGGCAACGCAACCAAATTGAGCTCCTACGAGGGCCGGACCGGAAAGATCGTCCTCGCGGTCCACCACGTCGACTGGGCGAATTACGGGGTGACACATCGACAGAAGACCGGTAACTGGCTGAAGGACCTGACCGGACTGCCCAGCGTCCGCAGTCTGTTCACCGCCGACCTGCCCGACTGGGGAGACTACCGCGTCGACATCGTCGACACCGCCGAGCAACTCAAACCACTTGTGCCCGAACGTTTCTACGCACGCACCGCGGCAGCCCTACGACCCGAGGTCGAAGACCTGGACGTGTGA
- a CDS encoding M1 family metallopeptidase produces the protein MPGKFGLGSRGNSGQPVLGAPADVLDPYLPDNGNLGYRISRYDLELEYKVASNRLEGTAVLTATSYAELKRFTLDLAGSLSVQRVSVNDKRARYSHRRHKLTITPDSPLPPGGAMTITVRYHGSPHPIRGPWGEVGWEELTDGALCANQPNGAASWFPCDDHPSAKAPYRISITTDSPYHALANGVLESKRVRAAHTTWVYEQVEPMPTYLASIQIGQYKQISLASKPIPVAGLIPARLEENFGVDFGRQTEMVSAFVEMFGPYPFPRYTVVVTDDDLEIPIEAQSFSTFGANHCDGSRHAERLIAHELAHQWFGNSVTAARWRDIWLHEGFACYAEWLWSQHSGGRSADEWARHYYQKLESSPVRVPLADPGPRKMFDDWIYKRGALTLHALRLTIGDGDFFALLQRWTDKYRYGSVTTEDFMALAATHSSKPLKGLWDEWLFTPELPPFPGPS, from the coding sequence GTGCCGGGAAAGTTTGGGCTGGGTTCGCGAGGCAACTCCGGGCAACCCGTGCTGGGAGCACCCGCCGACGTCCTCGACCCGTACCTGCCCGACAACGGCAATCTCGGTTACCGGATCTCCCGATACGACCTGGAGCTCGAGTACAAGGTGGCGAGCAATCGGCTTGAGGGCACCGCGGTCCTGACCGCGACGTCGTACGCCGAGCTCAAGAGATTCACCCTCGATCTGGCCGGCTCGCTCTCGGTGCAGCGGGTGTCGGTCAACGACAAGCGCGCCCGCTATTCCCACCGCCGCCACAAGCTGACCATCACCCCGGACAGCCCCCTCCCCCCGGGTGGTGCCATGACCATCACGGTCCGCTACCACGGCAGCCCTCACCCGATCCGCGGTCCTTGGGGCGAGGTCGGCTGGGAGGAACTGACCGACGGCGCGCTCTGCGCGAACCAGCCCAACGGGGCGGCGTCGTGGTTCCCGTGCGACGACCACCCGAGCGCCAAGGCGCCATACCGGATCTCGATCACCACCGACAGCCCCTACCACGCTCTGGCGAACGGCGTCCTGGAGTCCAAGCGTGTCCGCGCCGCACACACCACCTGGGTCTACGAGCAGGTGGAGCCGATGCCCACCTACCTGGCGTCGATCCAGATCGGTCAGTACAAACAGATTTCGTTGGCGTCCAAGCCGATTCCGGTCGCGGGTCTCATTCCCGCGCGGCTCGAGGAGAACTTCGGCGTCGACTTCGGCCGACAGACCGAGATGGTCTCGGCGTTCGTCGAGATGTTCGGACCATACCCATTCCCCCGGTACACCGTCGTGGTGACCGACGACGACCTCGAAATCCCCATCGAGGCACAGAGTTTCTCCACCTTCGGCGCCAACCACTGTGACGGCAGCCGGCACGCGGAGCGGCTGATCGCCCACGAACTGGCACATCAGTGGTTCGGCAACTCGGTGACCGCGGCCCGATGGCGAGACATCTGGCTCCACGAGGGTTTCGCCTGTTACGCGGAGTGGCTGTGGAGCCAGCACTCCGGCGGCCGAAGCGCCGACGAGTGGGCGCGCCACTACTACCAGAAACTCGAATCGTCGCCGGTGCGTGTGCCACTCGCCGATCCGGGCCCGCGCAAGATGTTCGACGACTGGATCTACAAGCGCGGCGCACTCACCCTGCACGCCTTGCGGCTGACCATCGGTGACGGGGACTTCTTCGCACTGCTGCAACGGTGGACCGACAAGTACCGCTACGGGTCGGTGACCACCGAGGACTTCATGGCGCTCGCCGCGACCCATTCGTCGAAGCCGCTCAAGGGGCTCTGGGACGAGTGGCTGTTCACTCCCGAACTGCCGCCATTCCCCGGTCCTTCCTGA
- a CDS encoding dTDP-4-dehydrorhamnose 3,5-epimerase family protein, whose product MKVRPLAVEGAWEFTPVQHGDARGLFAEAFKADVLAEAIGHRFDLAQVNLSVSAAGVLRGVHFADVPPGQAKYVTCPGGAILDVIVDIRVGSPTFGAYDTVLLDDVDRRAVYLSEGLGHAFCSLADNSTVTYLCSTGYNPTGEHGINPLDPELDIEWPTQARDGSPLEFELSPKDTAAPGLSEARESGLLPRYDEVADHLRSRRD is encoded by the coding sequence ATGAAGGTCCGCCCACTCGCCGTCGAGGGCGCCTGGGAGTTCACCCCGGTCCAGCACGGTGATGCCCGTGGGTTGTTCGCCGAGGCGTTCAAAGCCGATGTCCTCGCCGAGGCCATCGGTCACCGCTTCGATCTCGCGCAGGTGAACCTCTCGGTCTCCGCCGCCGGTGTGCTCCGCGGTGTCCACTTCGCCGACGTCCCACCGGGGCAGGCGAAGTACGTCACCTGCCCCGGCGGCGCGATCCTCGATGTCATCGTCGACATCCGCGTCGGCTCACCCACCTTCGGCGCCTACGACACCGTCCTGCTCGACGATGTCGACCGTCGAGCGGTCTACCTCTCCGAAGGCCTCGGACACGCGTTCTGCTCACTCGCCGACAACTCGACCGTGACCTACCTCTGCTCCACCGGATACAACCCGACCGGCGAACACGGCATCAACCCGCTCGACCCCGAACTCGACATCGAGTGGCCGACGCAGGCGCGCGACGGTTCACCGCTGGAGTTCGAACTGTCCCCGAAGGACACCGCCGCGCCGGGTCTCTCGGAGGCCCGTGAGTCGGGTCTGCTCCCGCGTTACGACGAGGTGGCCGACCACCTCCGCTCGCGACGCGACTGA
- a CDS encoding ABC transporter ATP-binding protein produces the protein MTPTAISAVGLTKSFGDHTVLDGIDLRVPAGSVFALLGPNGSGKTTTVKILSTLSQQDAGDVEIAGLDPRTDRAEICAQIGLTGQFAAVDTLLTGRENLTMVARLRHLSKTATRERVDRLLDDFDLTEAADRRVADYSGGMTRRLDLAMTLVGEPSIIFLDEPTTGLDPRSRRAVWDTVRGLVAGGTTIFLTTQYLEEADHLADRIAVLDRGRIVAEGTAAELKRLVPGGYIRIDFTDADDLERARAQFPSAIDTPGENTLAVPGGAGIGAVRDVLATLDQARIDAAGISVHTPDLDDVFLTITGRTAATATATATATAN, from the coding sequence ATGACACCAACGGCCATCAGCGCGGTGGGACTCACCAAGTCCTTCGGCGACCACACCGTCCTCGACGGCATCGATCTCCGGGTACCCGCCGGCAGCGTGTTCGCACTTCTCGGCCCCAACGGTTCGGGAAAGACGACCACGGTCAAGATCCTGTCCACGTTGTCGCAGCAGGACGCCGGGGACGTGGAGATCGCCGGCCTCGATCCGCGTACCGACCGCGCGGAGATCTGCGCACAGATCGGCCTGACCGGGCAGTTCGCCGCGGTCGACACGTTGCTGACCGGACGCGAGAACCTCACCATGGTCGCCCGGTTGCGACACCTCTCGAAGACCGCAACCCGCGAACGCGTCGACCGGTTACTCGACGACTTCGACCTCACCGAGGCCGCGGACCGCCGGGTCGCCGACTACTCCGGCGGCATGACCAGACGCCTCGACCTGGCCATGACACTGGTGGGCGAACCGTCGATCATCTTTCTCGACGAGCCGACGACCGGCCTCGATCCACGGTCCCGCCGGGCGGTCTGGGACACCGTCCGCGGCCTCGTCGCCGGTGGCACCACCATCTTCCTCACCACGCAGTACCTCGAGGAGGCAGACCATCTCGCCGACCGGATCGCCGTGCTCGACCGAGGCCGAATCGTGGCCGAGGGCACGGCGGCGGAACTGAAGCGACTCGTCCCGGGCGGGTACATCCGGATCGACTTCACCGACGCCGACGACCTCGAGCGGGCACGGGCGCAGTTCCCGTCGGCGATCGACACGCCGGGTGAGAACACCCTCGCGGTACCCGGTGGGGCCGGCATCGGCGCCGTCCGGGACGTCCTGGCCACTCTCGACCAGGCTCGCATCGACGCCGCCGGGATCTCCGTTCACACACCGGATCTCGACGACGTGTTCCTCACCATCACCGGCCGCACCGCCGCGACCGCCACCGCCACCGCCACCGCCACCGCCAACTAG
- a CDS encoding DoxX family protein, protein MSGFGSVAQFLARLILGIIFIAHGWQKLFTQGMDATKTAFGPGGMDVPYPELAAYYATWVELIGGILLILGLLLPIVATLLIADMIGAIVFVHWDAGFWNMDGGYEWPLALIAGLLAVGYTSAGRMGADSYIMRRRRRDVV, encoded by the coding sequence ATGAGCGGATTCGGTAGTGTGGCGCAGTTTCTCGCGCGCCTGATACTCGGCATCATCTTCATCGCCCACGGCTGGCAGAAGCTGTTCACGCAAGGCATGGACGCCACCAAGACGGCTTTCGGCCCCGGCGGGATGGACGTGCCGTACCCGGAGCTGGCGGCGTACTACGCCACCTGGGTCGAGCTGATCGGCGGCATCCTGCTGATCCTCGGGCTGCTGTTGCCGATCGTCGCGACCCTGCTGATCGCGGACATGATCGGCGCGATCGTGTTCGTGCACTGGGACGCCGGGTTCTGGAACATGGACGGCGGTTACGAGTGGCCGCTCGCACTGATCGCGGGGCTGCTGGCGGTCGGCTACACCTCGGCCGGCCGGATGGGTGCCGACAGCTACATCATGCGACGACGACGCCGCGACGTCGTCTGA
- a CDS encoding DUF5709 domain-containing protein, protein MKDDIGSTPEGSDGEYSLDEDDQLQPEDTLVDRGVDDVLDEGYSPPDRVPKGAVHGLTSREQAEGETLDERLAEEEPDVGAVDPLDEITAEERSRTDWRAHDSDRDDEFEEDDEVGDRRAGRLIAPDAGSGIDTESEAFAEDAGIDGAGASAEEAAVHYISDTPD, encoded by the coding sequence ATGAAGGACGACATCGGTAGTACCCCGGAGGGCTCGGACGGCGAGTACAGCCTGGACGAGGACGATCAGCTCCAGCCGGAGGACACTCTGGTCGACCGCGGCGTCGACGACGTCCTCGACGAGGGGTACTCGCCTCCCGACCGTGTGCCCAAGGGTGCCGTCCACGGGCTGACGTCACGCGAGCAGGCCGAGGGCGAGACGCTCGACGAGCGACTGGCCGAGGAGGAGCCCGACGTCGGGGCGGTCGACCCGCTCGATGAGATCACCGCCGAGGAGCGTTCCCGGACCGATTGGCGCGCACACGATTCCGACCGGGACGACGAGTTCGAGGAGGATGACGAGGTCGGGGACCGGCGTGCCGGTCGACTGATCGCGCCGGATGCCGGGTCGGGAATCGACACCGAGTCCGAGGCGTTCGCCGAGGACGCCGGGATCGACGGCGCCGGCGCCTCTGCCGAAGAGGCTGCCGTGCACTACATCTCCGACACCCCGGACTGA